ATATCCAGGCGGTCTTTACCCATAAGGACGATCCGAATGAAAATGCCTGGTTCGAGTCAGTGGCGGAATTGGCGGCCGCGAATGATATTCCGGTCTACGCGCCGGAAGACATCAACCATCCCCTCTGGGTTGAACGCATCATGGAATTGGCGCCGGACGTCATTTTTTCTTTTTATTACCGCAAGATGGTTGGCGATGAGATCCTCGCCGTTCCCTCGAAGGGCTGTCTGAACCTTCACGGCTCGCTTCTGCCCCGTTACCGGGGTCGCTGTCCGGTGAACTGGGTGTTGATCCATGGAGAAAAAGAAACCGGGGTCACCCTGCATTACATGACGCCACGGCCGGATGACGGTGACATCGTCGGACAACAGCGAGTGGCCATTGAAGAAAGCGACACAGCCTTGACCCTGCATGCGAAGCTTGCCGGTGCAGCAGGAGAAATGCTCGATGTCCTGTTGCCGAAAATCCGAAAAAACGAGGCTGACCGTGTCCCACAGGACAAAACCTTGGCAAGCTGTTTCGGCGGGCGCGGACCGCAGGACGGATTGATTGACTGGACCCAAAACGCGACCACGGTCCGAAACCTTGTACGGGCGGTGACCCGCCCCTATCCAGGTGCTTTTTCCTTTCTGGGAAACCGCAAGTGCATTTTCTGGGACGTTGCGACAACGGCGGCAGCGCCGGGGGCCTATCCAGGCGGCGTTATGTCGACAGATCCTCTGCGAATCGCCTGTGGCGACGGCGCCGTGGAGGTTCGCTACGGGCAGAGTGAAAACGGCGTTTACATGAGCGGCCGGCAACTCGCGCAGGAACTCAACCTGGCTGTCGGCATGCGATTCAATGGCAAGACCGAGACGGTAACAGAGGAACACCGCAAAAAGCACGTCCTGATCCTTGGCGTCAACGGCTTTATCGGGAATCACTTGAGTGAGCGGCTGTTGGAAAGCGGCCGCTATGCGGTCCACGGTATGGACCTGTGTTCGACCGGCATCGGACATTTGTTGGGGCATCCCGATTTTCATTTTACGGAAGGGGATATTTCGATCATGCGGGAATGGATCGAGTATCATGTGCGCAAATGCGACATTGTCCTTCCGCTGGTGGCCGTCGCCACCCCGATTGAGTATGTCCGCAATCCGTTGCGGGTATTCGAGCTGGATTTCGAAGAGAATTTGCGTGTCGTACGGTATTGCGTCAAGTATGGGAAACGCCTGATATTTCCTTCCACCTCGGAAGTCTATGGCATGTGCACGGATGATGAATTTGACGAGCAGCGCTCAAACCTTGTTCTTGGCCCGATCCATAAACAGCGCTGGATCTATTCATGCAGTAAGCAGATGTTGGATCGAGTGATCTGGGCATACGGCAAGAGTCAGGGGCTTCAATTCACCCTTTTCCGACCTTTCAACTGGATAGGGCCGAAACTGGACTCCTTGGCGTCCGCCCGGATCGGTAGTTCACGCGTGATCACCCAGTTCATCCTGAATCTGGTGGAAGGAACTCCGATCCGCCTGGTGGACGGCGGCAGGCAGAAACGTTGTTTTACCGACTTCAGGGACGGCATCGAATGCCTCTTCAGGATTATCGAAAACAAGAACGACCAGTGCAATGGGCACATCTTCAATATCGGAAATCCAAACAACGAATGCAGTATAGCCGCTCTTGCCGATATGCTTCGGGGAAAATTTGACGGTCATCCACTTCGGCATCGTTTCCCTCCGGCTGCCGGAATTCAACGCATCGAGGCCCGAGCCTATTATGGGTCGGGCTATCAGGACGTTCAGCATCGGCGACCGTCGATCCGCGAGGCTCAGACGATTTTAGGGTGGACGCCGAACGTGCCTTTTGAGCAGTCCGTTGAAGAAACGCTGGATTATTTTCTCAAATCGGCGGTGGAATGCGCAGCGGAGGCATCATGTGCCATGTCGGCCTGCGAGTAGATGTCGATACGTTGCGGGGCACTCGAATCGGGGTCCCGAACCTGGTCGACATTTTGGCCCGGCACCAAATCCGGGCCAGCTTCTTTTTTTCAGTGGGTCCGGACAATATGGGTCGGCATCTCCGGCGTTTGATGCGGCCCGCCTTTCTGCTCAAGATGTTCAGAACGCGGGCGGTCAGTCTGTACGGCTGGGATATTCTCTTGCGGGGCACCCTGTGGCCCGGAGCAGTAATCGGTAAGCGCTGTTCCGGCCCGATTCGTCAGGTTATGGAGGCGGGGCATGAGGTCGGTCTCCACGCCTGGGACCATCACCGCTGGCAGACGGCGATCGAAAAAATGGATAAGGCGGAAATAATCGCTGACATCCGTAAGGGCTTGGAATTACTGACGGATATCCTGGGACACGCCCCGGAATGTTTCGCGGCCCCTGCCTGGAGGGTGACACCTGAAGCGCTATTGGCGTTGGAGCAATTCCCTTTTCGGTTTGAATCCGATTGTCGCGGTCGTTCGCTTTTTTATCCGCTGATAAACAACCGGCCGTCCCGTCATGTTCAGGTCCCGACCACGCTGCCGACTTACGAAGAGCTCGTCGGCCGCCAATGCACACCGAAAACTTATAACGACCAGCTGTTGAATATGATTCGTCCCGACCAGCTCAATGTCCTGACCATCCACGCCGAAGTGGAGGGTGGCGCCTGTCTGGAATTGTTCCGGGATTTTCTGTTCAAGGCACAACAGCGGGATATCGCCTTCGCGCCTCTTGGCGAAATTCTTCGTGAAACCGGAAAAGCAGAGAAATCAAGGATGGTTAGAGGCACTCTCGCCGGCAGGGACGGATGGGTTGCCTGCCAGGATGGCACGGATAGCATGCAAATTCACGATAAGGTCAGCAAACGATGAGCACATTGAATAAACGCTACATTCTATTACTTCTGGCATTTTTTTTACTGGCGTACATTCTTCCCCTGGGGGTGCATGACCTGGTTGTTCCGGATGAAACGCGCTACGCAGAAATTCCCCGAGAAATGATTGCCAGCGGCGAATGGATATCGCCCCAACTCAACGGTCTGCGCTACTTTGAAAAACCGGTGCTGGGCTATTGGGTTCAAGCAGGCTCACTTCTTTTGTTCGGGGAAAACAACTTTGCCGTACGCCTACCTTCCGCCCTATCCGTGGGTTTGTCAGGCTTGTTGATATATGTATTGGTATGGCGGAATTCCCGTCGTGAAGATGAAGACGGCGGTTTTCCTGCTATTCTAGCCACTCTTGTTTTTTTATCCTGTTTTGAGGTGTTCGGGGTGGGAAACACCGCCGTGTTGGACAGCCTGTTCTCATTCTTTCTTACGGCGACCGTTACCGCTTTCTATTTTGCCACGGAGTCACCGCCAGGGTCGGGGCGGGAAAGAGGCTTCCTGTTTCTCGCCGGTCTGAGTTGCGGCCTGTCCTTTCTGACCAAGGGGTTCCTCGGATTCGCCGTGCCGGTTCTGGCGGTAGCGCCCTATCTGGTTTTGCAGCGCCGGTATGCCGATTTGTTGCGCATGAGCCGGCTGCCGATTCTCACCGCGATTTTAGTTTCGTTGCCATGGAGTATCGCAATCCACCTTCGGGAACCTGATTTCTGGCGTTTCTTTTTCTGGAACGAGCATATCCGCCGGTTTATGGCCGACAATGCTCAACATAAAGAGTCGTTCTGGTTTTTCTTTATGACGGCGCCGGGCATGTTTTTCCCGTGGGTGTTTATGGTGCCCGCAGCCGTACTAGGAATAAAAACCCGATTGTTTGAACAGGGGGCGCCGGGCCGGTTGTTAAAATTTTGTCTATGTTGGCTGGTGCTGCCGTTTTTGTTCTTTTCCCTTTCGAACGGGAAACTCTTAACCTACATACTTCCCTGTTTCCCGCCGTTTGCCATTCTCATCGCTTTTGGGTTGTTGCATGTGCTAAAGCAAGATACGCGGAACAGGGTGTTCCAGGGGGGATTGTTTTCAACACCGTTCTCTTGGGTCTCATTTTAGTAGCTTTTTTGTATGTTCAACTTTTTGGTTTCAACGGGTTCCGACCATACAGCCAGGCATGGAAAGCCGTGATGGTCGTCAATGGCTTGGCGTACTCTGTACTGTTTCTCGTTTGGGCTCTCAGGAGCCGGACAATGGTCAACAAAACTCTCTTACTCGGTCTCTCGCCGCTTCTTCTATTCTTTGTTGTTCACTTTACCATTCCGGACTTGACCAGTGAGGTGAAGTCGCCCGGACCTTTTTTGGAACAATACGCCCGAGGTATTGATAGCAAAGATATTGTCATTTCCGATGCATATTCAATCAGGGCAGTGGGCTGGTATCTGAAACGAAGCGATGTTTACTTACTGGGTGGAACGGGTGAGCTTGATTACGGGTTGAAACATAAAGATGCGGCCGGCAGATTGCTTGATATGCAAACTGCGGTCGACTTGATTCAGAAAAATCGGGGCAGGACTGTACTGATTGCCAGGGTGAAACATATCGCCCGATGGCGGGATCAGCTCCCCCAGCCTGTTTTCCAGGATCAGAGTGGTCCTAAAGGCTATGTTCTGTGGAGCTTTTGATATTGGCTCAAAAGGTTTGAAGGGCATCGGCAGCCCTACGGGTCATATGTTGTTGGCCACCTCACTGATCTAATTGGGTGCGGATCTTTTAGAACGACATCCAGGGTGGACCCTCTGAGGTAGATCCAGATGGCCTTGAAGCAGCAAGCGCATCAGCTCCGTTTCTCCTCGTTCCCAAGCTCTGGCTTGGGAACGGCCTCACCGAAGCTGGAGCTTCTGCACAGTTGTGTTCCCAAGCTGGAGCTTGGGAACAAGAAACAAAAGATCTGCACCCGATCTAATTGAGATCATCTATGGGATACACTATGTGTGAATGACGTGAGTCGGTCTTACTCGTGTGTATAAGACTGGCAATAGCGGTTAGAGGAGAAGGATGATCATGGCCAGATATCTTCCTCTCATTGTACTTGGAGTGCTGCTCAACGCTTCGGCTCAGTTGGTCCTTAAGCAGGGAATGCGTCAAATCGGTTATTTTGACTTCGGTTTGCAAAACTGCGGCCGCATTTTTTTGGCGGTGGCGTTAAATCACTTTATATTGATCGGGTTGGGGTGTTATGTCGTCAGCGTGGCGGTCTGGCTGCTTGTGCTTTCCAGGGTTGAGGTGAGCTATGCCTATCCGCTTCTTTCTATCGGCTATATCGTCACGGCTTTTGCCGGTCAAATGTTTTTCAATGAGGGGATCGGCCTTACCCGCTGGGCTGGCATTATTGTCATATGCGCTGGTGTTTGGCTTATTACCCGTTCAGCATGAAGGAGGACATCACGCAAACGGGCTAAGGCGTCAATATTGAGATGAAGGATATTTTGGAGGCTCTAAGTTGTGAAAATTCTGGTCGTTGACGATAATCTTTCGTTGCTGGACCAGATCCGGCAAATTCTCGAAAACCAGCGCTACATCGTGGAGACGGCAACAGATGGAGAGAAGGCGCTGAATAAGCTGTTTGATAACCCTTTCGATGCGATAATCCTCGACATCATGATGCCGAAAATTGACGGGCTGACGGTTTTGGAAGAAGTGCGAAAGGCAGGGATTGATGTGCCCGTGCTAATGCTCACCGCCAAAGGCGATGTGGAAGACAGAGTGAAGGGACTCGATCTCGGCGCGGACGATTACCTGGCGAAACCGTTTTCACTGGACGAATTGGTGGCCCGCCTGCGTGCACTGCTTAGAAGAGCAGGAGGGCAGTGTGAATCCGTCTTACAGGTTCATGATTTACAGTTGGACACGAAAAGCCGCAAGGTCACCAAAAGCGGAAACCCGATCGAGCTGACTCCAAGAGAGTTCTCCATTCTCGAGTTTCTTTTGCACAACAAAAACAGGGCCGTATCCCGTTTCAGCTTGGCCGAACATGTGTGGGGAGACGATTTCGATCCGTTCAGCATGTCAAATTTCATGGACGTCCATATCAAGAATCTTCGTCAAAAGATCGGAGATTCAGGCGAACGGAAGATTATCCGAACCATCCGCGGCGTAGGATATATCATCGGAGACACTGAATGATCACCGTCAAGACAAGGATCACCTTCTTCATTGTCGGAGCCGGTTTTTTATCAAGTTTATTATTTTCCGTTGTCGTGTTCTACGAATCGATAGAACAACCTTTCGAGCTTCTGGACACCCTACTGAAAGAGGAAGCATATCGAACAGCGGCCATGCTTGTGAAAGCGCAAAAAGAATCAAATTCAATGCTTCTGGATTCTGCATCTCGGGAAATGAGTCGGTATTGGATTGAAATTTACGATGGCGGTACCCGCAAAACAATTTTTCAGTCCGATCTGGCAAAATCGGTAAAGTTGCCTCTGGTGAATCCGGGTTCTCGTGCTATCGTACGCCCCCTTGTTTCTGAGGCAGAAATCAAGTCGGCCCAGTCCGGAAACAAAAATTCATCCTTTCGGGTAAGGACCCTGTCAATCGAATTGGAAGGGCGATCGTTCATTGTCCAGATCGCACGGCCCATGGAAGAACTGAACGAAGAGATTTGGGAGTTGGTTTTCGGGATTTTGGCCGGGCTGGTTTTTTCCACAGTGGGATTGATCGCTATAAGCCATGTTATGGCCGGTAGAATTCTGCGGCCGATTGGTGACATGAAAAACTTGGCTCAGGATATCAGCGAAAATAACCTTGAGCAGCGAATACCGCCTGGAGAAGGGCGGGATGAATTCAGTGAACTTGCCAGAACCATCAACCAGATGTTGGATCGGCTGCAATATTCTTTTGCAAGGCAAAGGAATTTCCTGTTTGATACATCGCATGAACTGAAAACGCCCCTCACCACCATACGGCTCGCCGTCGATGAAATTGTTTCCCATGGCGACGGGAATCTACCCCCTCTTATCAGGAACAACCTCTTCAGACTAAAAAACCAGGTGTTGCGGATGGAGCGACTGGTCAAGGATCTACTGAACCTGTCTTCCTTGGAAACATTGTCCAGTATCGATCCAAAACCGGTCCAAATAAGCGAGTTGTTGTCATCCTTGGTCGGGGAATATAAATTCCTGGCGGATTCCCGTAACATCAAAATGGACTTTCGCCTTCCCAATGGGCTCGTCATCCAGGGAGATGAGCAAAAACTGCACCGCGCACTATCGAATATTTTGGATAATGCCATCAAGTATAACGTGGATGGAGGACAGATTGCGCTGAGGGGCGACTTCTCTGCTGCCGGACTGACGGTAACAATCGCCAATACAGGTCCAGGTGTTGCCGACGCGGATATCCCCAGGGTGTTTGACCAATTTTACCGGGTTGAAAAATCCCGATCAATTGAGCACGGTGGCTCCGGCCTCGGGTTAAGCATCGTCAAAAGGATCGTCGAACTTCATGGTGGCGATGTAACATTTGAAAGCGAACAAGGTGGATGGACTCAAGTGACCGTCAGTTTGCCTCGGTACCGGGAGAGAATTCCGGCATGAGTACTATGGGGAAGTGCAAGTCCCAGTGGAGACAATTCTTTCCCCTCGTTCCCAAGCTCTGGCTTGGGAACGGCTTCATAGGAATCGAAGCTGGAGCTTCTGCACAGTTGTGTTCCCAAGCTGGAGCTTGGGAACAAGGTAAGGTAGATGCTGGAGCTTGGGAACAAGCTGGATTTCCCCTCCCCTTGTGGGAGGTGATTAAGGGGAGGGGAATGTAACTGATTGACATACGTTAATTTTCTCACCCTCACCCCAACCCTCTCCCATCAAGGGAGAGGGTGATTTTTTTGACGTTCGTTAACCTTTTTGGCTAAGGTCTCCAATTTAGGATGTAACAGGTATGTAATGAGCACGTAAGCGAAAAAGGGGTTATGGCACATTGGGCCATAACCCCTTTGTTTTTCTGGCGCGCCCGGCAGGATTCGAACCTGCGACCTACGGATTCGTAGTCCGGCACTCTATCCAGCTGAGCTACGGGCGCATGTGTCATTCGGGAGCCGGTTTATAGCACCCGGCGGTGCAACGGGCAAGGAAAAAATGGGAATCTCCGGGACATACGAGCCTTCAGCGGCGTTCGTATTCCCGTTCCAGTCCCCAGGCGCGAAGTTCCGCCAGCATCCCGTGCGCGGTGAGATCGTGCTGGATGGGCGTGATGGAGATAAAGCCCTCGTTCAGGGCTCGGGCGTCGGCGTCCAGGTTTTCCTCGGTTCCCACCAGCTGGCTCGTCAGCCAGTAATACTCACGGTTTCGCGGGTCCACCCGCCGGTCGTAACTTTCCTGAAGGCGCAGTTCTCCCTGGTGTGTCACCCGCACGCCGCGAATCCCTTCGGGATGCATGTTGGGAACGTTGATGTTCAGGCTGACCCCGGGGGGAAGTCCGTTCGCTCCGATGGCATCGACCACCTGCATCACGATGTCCGCGGCCGCCCGGAAGTCGGTGGGCTGGAAGGAATCGATGGAAACCGCCACCGCAGGAAGTCCGAGGAGGGCCCCTTCGGTCGCCGCCGAAACAGTCCCCGAATAGAGGACATTGATCCCCACGTTGGCCCCCAGGTTGATGCCCGAAACCACCACATCCGGCAGTGGCTTCACCAGTTCACGCACGGCCAGCTTCACGCAGTCGGCCGGCGTGCCGCTGCAGGCATGGCCGAAAAACCGGCCGTTTCGCTTCACGGGCTTCACCCGGAGGGGGTCCAGGAAGGTGATGGCGTGCCCGACCGCGCTCTGTTCCGTCTCGGGGGCCACCACGAACACCTCGTGGACTGCGTTCAAGGCTTCGTATAGGGCTTCGATCCCCTTGGAAAATATCCCATCGTCGTTGGTAAGAAGAACCCGCATCTTCTGCGACCTAACGCGCTCCCTTCAGGAAATGCTTGGCGGCTTCGATCCCTGTTTCCAGCGCCTTGCGGTTGAGGTCTTCCGTGTCCGGCGGCACGCGCTGGAGCACCGCCGCTTCCATGCTGCTCAAAGACACCGCGCGCGTGAGCACGGCCAAGGCTCCCAGCGCCACGATGTTGGCCACCATCTCTTTCCCCAGTTCGCTTCGCGCGATCTGGGTAAAAGGGATGGAAATCGCCTTGGTGGTCGGCAATTGCTTCACGAAGGTGGAATCCACCACCAGCATGCCTTCCGGCTTAAGATCGAAGAAATATGCATCACAGGACTTCTGGTTCATGGCGAGCAGTATATCCGGCTTGATGGCCTTGGGATAGTCGATTTCCTGGTCGCTGATGACAACCTCGGCCTTGCTCGCCCCGCCCCGGGCTTCCGGACCGTAGCTCTGAGTCTGGCACACGTATTTCCCGTCGTGCACGCCGGCCGCCTCGGCGAGGATGATCCCCGCCATGATGATACCCTGGCCGCCGGAGCCGCTCAGTCGGATTTCGTATCGATTCGGCATGTTCGGATCCTTTTGGAAAGCCCCGCCCCTCAGCGCGCCTTCGCCATGCGGGCTTTGGCCGTTTCGCGGATCTTCTGGTATTCCTGGGTGTAGATGGGCAGATCCCGGTCCACCAGGATGCCGATGGTGAACTTCCCTTCCAGCTCTTCCGGCGTCATCTTCTGGGCCTTTTCCACCCGGACGGCCGTTTCCTTCTGCCAGCGGAGCATCTCCACGGGGCCTCCCAGGTTGTTGCGCCGGCCGTACTGGGTGTGGCAGTGGGTTACCACTTCCACCACGGCGAAACCGCGCTTTCGGATGGCCTTTTCGATGAGCCCGTCCAGCATGTTTGCATGGTAGACCGTTCCGCGCGCCACCATGCTGGCCCCGGCTGTGACCGCCAGTTCCGCGATGGAAAAGGAGTGCTCGATGTTCCGGTAGATGGCCGTGGTGGCGAGGGCGCCGTACGGGGTAGTGGGTGAATACTGGCCGCCGGTCATCCCGTAGATGTTGTTGTTGAGGATGATTGCGGTGAGGTTCAGGTTTCGGCGGGCCGCGTGGATGAAGTGGTTTCCGCCGATGGCCGTGGCGTCGCCGTCGCCCATGATGACGATGACCTGGAGGCTGGGATTGGCGAGCTTCACACCCGTCGCGAAGGTGAGAGCCCGGCCGTGAGTGGTGTGAAGGGTGTTGAAGTCCACGTACACTGGAAGCCGCCCCGAACAGCCGATGCCCGACACCAAGACCACCTCGTCTTTGGTAAGGCCCGTCTTGTCGATGGCCCGGATGAGGGATCCCAGAACGATCCCGTTGCCGCATCCCGGGCACCACACGTGGGGAAACTTCTTCTCGTGGCGCAGGTACTTGTGAATGAGCTTGGTGATTTCAGCCATGGTTTCCTCGCCGTCTTGCCGCCGCTCACATCTTGATGAGCCGGACAAGGATTTCATCCGGCGTGATGAGGGTGCCGTCGATGCGGTTGAGGGTTTCCACTCGCGTCATGCCCTGATTGATGCGTTTCACTTCGCGGGAGACCTGGCCCATGTTGAGTTCCGGAACGAGGACGGCTTTTACGCGCCGCAGATACGGTTCCATGATCTGCCGCGGAAACGGCCAGAGGGTGATGAGCTGAATCAGGCCCGCCTTGACGCCCCTTTCGCGCGCTTCGCGCACGGCGCGCCGTGCCGAGCGGGCCACCGAGCCGTAGGCGACCACCAGGTGGTCCGCGTCGTCGGTGAGTTCCTCTTTCACCATGAGGATGTCGAAGAAGTACTGGTTGATCTTTCGGAAGATCCGGTTCACGAATGGAACGATTTCATCGCGCCGCTGAGTGGGGAAACCGCGCACATCGTGGATGAGGCCGGTAACGTGGTAGCGGTAACCGTCGCCGAAGATTCCCATGGGCGGAACGCCCCGGCTGTTGTCTTCGTAAGGAATGTACCAGTCCGGCGGCATATTGGGCCGAATACGGTCGATCACTTCGATTTCGCCCGGATGCGGCAGGCTGATCTTTTCCCGCGTGTGGGCGACCACCTCATCCGAAAGGATCACCACCGGTGTTCGGTACTTTTCAGCCAGGTTAAAGGCCTTCACCGTGATGTCGAAGCAGTCGCGGGTCGTGGAAACCGCCAGCACGATGATGGGATGGTCGCCGTGGGTGCCCCACCGGGCTTGCATGACGTCGCCCTGGCTCACGTTGGTGGGAAGCCCGGTGCTGGGGCCGCCGCGCATGACGTTCACCACCACGCAGGGGACTTCAGCCACGCAGGCGAACCCGAGGTTTTCCTGCATGAGCGAAAAGCCGGGCCCGCTGGTCGCCGTCATGGATTTGGCGCCGGCGAGCGACGCCCCGATGACCGCGCCCATGCTCGCGATTTCGTCTTCCATCTGGATGAAGGTGCCCCCTAGGGCCGGGAGTTTCACCGACATCGCCTCGCTGATTTCGGTCGCCGGCGTGATGGGATAGCCGGCGAAAAAGCTGCAACCGGCCGCCAGAGCCCCTTCCACCATGGCCTCGTTGCCCTGGAGGAGCACCGGGCGTCCCAGTTTTATTTGGTCGTTCACGGCACCGTCTCCCTCCCTGCGCTCAGCCATCGGCCGCTTCGTCCTCTTCGGTCCGCTTGGCTCGCTTCTGAGCCACACTGATGGCGAAATCCGGGCAGTGGATTTCGCAGAACCCGCAGCCCGTGCACCGCTCGGGAGCGGTGACCACCGGTAAGCCTTCCTCGTCCATTTCGATGCACTGACGAGGACAGAAGGCCGCGCAGATGCCGCACGCCTTGCACCAGGCGCGAAAGATATCGATTTCGTACGTCTTCCGTTCCCGCTTCTTGCCCTTTCCGGCGCCGCGGTGGCCCTGCGCTTCGGCCTGAGCTCCCTCGCCCTTCGCCGGTGCCCCATCCGTTGCTTCTTTGGTATCAACCGGCTGGTCCACCTTCACTTGTTCCTTGCTCATCGCCGACTCCGTTGTCGTCAAGATCTCAAAAATGTTTGCCTTTCCTTAGTCCAACCCGGCTCCATTTTCAACCGCGAAACCGGCGCGCCACAAAAAGAAGGCGACAACGGATTGGTAGCGCAGAAAATAATAGACCTAATATCTGATGCCGAATTCTATTTCCCCTCCCCTTGTGGGAGGGGATTAAGGGGAGGGGAATGTAATTGATTGACATACATTAACTTTCTCACCCTCACCCCAACCCTCTCCCATCAAGGGAGAGGGGGACTTTTCACCTAGTTCCCAAGCTTTGGCTTGGGAACGGCCTCACCGAAGCTGGAGCTTCTGCACAGTTGTGTTCCCAAGCTGGAGCTTGGGAACAAGAAGCAAAAGATCTGCACCCATTCTATTTCCCCTCCCCTTGTGGGAGGGGATTAAGGGGAGGGGAATGTAATTGATTGACATACGTTACTTTTCTCACCCTCACCCCAACCCTCTCCCATCAAGGGAGAGGGGGACTTTTCACCTAGTTCCCAAGCTTTGGCTTGGGAACGGCCTCACCGAAGCTGGAGCTTCTGCACAGTTGTGTTCCCAAGCTGGAGCTTGGGAACAAGAAGCAAAAGATCTGCACCCATTCTATTTCCCCTCCCCTTGTGGGAGGGGATTAAGGGGAGGGGAATGTAATTGATTGACATACGTTACTTTTCTCACCCTCACCCCAACCCTCTCCCATCAAGGGAGAGGGGGACTTTTTGACCTTCGTTAACCTCTTTGCTTAAGGCCTCCACTTTAGAACGCTACCAATGATTTCAGACGACTTTCTGCGATTTCTAGGTCTTCGAATCCATTTGACAAAAACCGGCCCGTGGTATAAGAGCGGTCGGTGTTGGGTGGCTCTCCCGGCACACCACGCTCAAACACGGCCGTTGAACGTTCCGACTTTCGGTCACTTTTTCCGGCGCCTTCTGGAACACGCCCGACGAGGGAGACCGCATCGCAATGGTTCAGTCCCCTGTTCCAATCCTTGGCGAAATCCCGCCCCAAACGGGAAGAAGCCGTGACTCCATCCCCTTGCTGAGCTTCCACGGCCTTTCGGTGCCCTTCCCTTCCGTTTGGAACTCCGCGCCAGCCGGCGGGTGTCAACGGCGGCGGCCTGTGCCGAGCAGCATCCGTTTCCCTTCGCCGGAACCCTGCGCCTTCGCTTTCCCGTTCCTGCCGATCGTCGATTCGCGCTTGGATCCCGTTTCAGGTGATTTTTTCCAGTCTAAAAAACAAACAGCGTCAGTGACAAGGAGCCTTTCATGCGCGACGTGCACGTGGACCAGGTCGTAGCCGCCGTTCGAGACCTCTCTATTCGCGCCAATACGGAACTGGGCGAAGACGTGCTCCAGGCGTTTCGAAAGGCCATGGAAATCGAAGAATCCCCCACGGGAAAGGACATTTTGGCCAGCCTCATCGAAAACGCCGAGATCGCCCGGAGCGAAGGCATTCCCATGTGTCAGGACACGGGGTTCGCGGTCGTCTTCGTGGAACTGGGTCAGGACGTTCACATCGTGGGAGGCGGTTTGAGGGAAGCGGTTGACGAAGGCGTCCGCCTGGGCTACCGGGACGGGTACCTAAGGAAAAGCATCTGCCATCCCTTCACCCGGGAAAACACCGGAGACAACACCCCTGCCGTCGTGCACGTGGACGTGGTGCCCGGAGACGGCCTCAAGCTGATCTTCGCCCCCAAGGGGAGCGGCAGTGAAAACATGAGCCGCGTCACTATGCTGACTCCCGCCGTGGGCGTGGAAGGCGTCAAAGCATTCGTGGTTG
This is a stretch of genomic DNA from Desulfoglaeba alkanexedens ALDC. It encodes these proteins:
- a CDS encoding sensor histidine kinase, whose amino-acid sequence is MITVKTRITFFIVGAGFLSSLLFSVVVFYESIEQPFELLDTLLKEEAYRTAAMLVKAQKESNSMLLDSASREMSRYWIEIYDGGTRKTIFQSDLAKSVKLPLVNPGSRAIVRPLVSEAEIKSAQSGNKNSSFRVRTLSIELEGRSFIVQIARPMEELNEEIWELVFGILAGLVFSTVGLIAISHVMAGRILRPIGDMKNLAQDISENNLEQRIPPGEGRDEFSELARTINQMLDRLQYSFARQRNFLFDTSHELKTPLTTIRLAVDEIVSHGDGNLPPLIRNNLFRLKNQVLRMERLVKDLLNLSSLETLSSIDPKPVQISELLSSLVGEYKFLADSRNIKMDFRLPNGLVIQGDEQKLHRALSNILDNAIKYNVDGGQIALRGDFSAAGLTVTIANTGPGVADADIPRVFDQFYRVEKSRSIEHGGSGLGLSIVKRIVELHGGDVTFESEQGGWTQVTVSLPRYRERIPA
- the surE gene encoding 5'/3'-nucleotidase SurE — translated: MRVLLTNDDGIFSKGIEALYEALNAVHEVFVVAPETEQSAVGHAITFLDPLRVKPVKRNGRFFGHACSGTPADCVKLAVRELVKPLPDVVVSGINLGANVGINVLYSGTVSAATEGALLGLPAVAVSIDSFQPTDFRAAADIVMQVVDAIGANGLPPGVSLNINVPNMHPEGIRGVRVTHQGELRLQESYDRRVDPRNREYYWLTSQLVGTEENLDADARALNEGFISITPIQHDLTAHGMLAELRAWGLEREYERR
- a CDS encoding 2-oxoacid:acceptor oxidoreductase family protein; this translates as MPNRYEIRLSGSGGQGIIMAGIILAEAAGVHDGKYVCQTQSYGPEARGGASKAEVVISDQEIDYPKAIKPDILLAMNQKSCDAYFFDLKPEGMLVVDSTFVKQLPTTKAISIPFTQIARSELGKEMVANIVALGALAVLTRAVSLSSMEAAVLQRVPPDTEDLNRKALETGIEAAKHFLKGAR
- a CDS encoding 2-oxoacid:ferredoxin oxidoreductase subunit beta, whose amino-acid sequence is MAEITKLIHKYLRHEKKFPHVWCPGCGNGIVLGSLIRAIDKTGLTKDEVVLVSGIGCSGRLPVYVDFNTLHTTHGRALTFATGVKLANPSLQVIVIMGDGDATAIGGNHFIHAARRNLNLTAIILNNNIYGMTGGQYSPTTPYGALATTAIYRNIEHSFSIAELAVTAGASMVARGTVYHANMLDGLIEKAIRKRGFAVVEVVTHCHTQYGRRNNLGGPVEMLRWQKETAVRVEKAQKMTPEELEGKFTIGILVDRDLPIYTQEYQKIRETAKARMAKAR
- a CDS encoding 2-oxoacid:acceptor oxidoreductase subunit alpha — protein: MNDQIKLGRPVLLQGNEAMVEGALAAGCSFFAGYPITPATEISEAMSVKLPALGGTFIQMEDEIASMGAVIGASLAGAKSMTATSGPGFSLMQENLGFACVAEVPCVVVNVMRGGPSTGLPTNVSQGDVMQARWGTHGDHPIIVLAVSTTRDCFDITVKAFNLAEKYRTPVVILSDEVVAHTREKISLPHPGEIEVIDRIRPNMPPDWYIPYEDNSRGVPPMGIFGDGYRYHVTGLIHDVRGFPTQRRDEIVPFVNRIFRKINQYFFDILMVKEELTDDADHLVVAYGSVARSARRAVREARERGVKAGLIQLITLWPFPRQIMEPYLRRVKAVLVPELNMGQVSREVKRINQGMTRVETLNRIDGTLITPDEILVRLIKM
- a CDS encoding 4Fe-4S dicluster domain-containing protein, encoding MSKEQVKVDQPVDTKEATDGAPAKGEGAQAEAQGHRGAGKGKKRERKTYEIDIFRAWCKACGICAAFCPRQCIEMDEEGLPVVTAPERCTGCGFCEIHCPDFAISVAQKRAKRTEEDEAADG
- a CDS encoding fumarate hydratase translates to MRDVHVDQVVAAVRDLSIRANTELGEDVLQAFRKAMEIEESPTGKDILASLIENAEIARSEGIPMCQDTGFAVVFVELGQDVHIVGGGLREAVDEGVRLGYRDGYLRKSICHPFTRENTGDNTPAVVHVDVVPGDGLKLIFAPKGSGSENMSRVTMLTPAVGVEGVKAFVVERVKASGPNPCPPTIVGVGIGGTFEQAALLAKKALLRPVGSINPDPELAELERDWLDAVNRLGIGPQGLGGRITSFAVHIGMMPCHIASLPVAVNIQCHAARHKEVEL